From Carassius gibelio isolate Cgi1373 ecotype wild population from Czech Republic chromosome B23, carGib1.2-hapl.c, whole genome shotgun sequence, the proteins below share one genomic window:
- the LOC128012202 gene encoding transcription factor HES-5-like: MAPHSDMLVHLHFSDKDKIKLRKPIVEKMRRDRINSCIDQLKSLLEKEFHSQDPSAKLEKADVLEMTVSFLKQQRQQLPQRDYNEGYSHCWRESVHFLTLHSTGGGSARELQHLHNGQQTSAAISSASTGSSSKLSTPGLQQLDIRRPVWRPW, from the exons ATGGCACCCCATTCAGATATGTTGGTACATCTTCACTTCAGTGACAAGGACAAAATTAAG CTGAGGAAGCCAATTGTTGAAAAGATGCGCAGAGACCGCATCAACAGCTGCATCGACCAGCTCAAGAGTCTCCTGGAGAAGGAGTTTCACAGCCAAGACCCCAGCGCCAAACTGGAGAAGGCCGATGTCCTGGAAATGACCGTCAGCTTCCTCAAACAGCAGCGGCAGCAGCTTCCTCAGAGGGACTATAATGAAGGCTACTCTCACTGCTGGAGGGAGTCTGTCCACTTCCTCACTCTTCATTCCACCGGAGGAGGATCTGCCCGGGAGCTCCAGCATCTCCACAACGGCCAGCAAACGAGCGCTGCTATCAGCTCTGCCTCAACAGGATCTTCCTCTAAACTGAGCACGCCTGGTTTGCAACAGCTTGACATCAGGAGACCTGTCTGGAGACCCTGGTAG